The window CCCTGCTGATCTAAAGAAAAAGCATGTTAATAGACATGTCGTCTCGAGGAATGACACCGTGGCCTCAATTTCTACCCAAACCATTTTTCGTGTCGTAGAAATTACGCAAAAATCCCACTAAGCGTAAAAATAACACATAATGAGCTTGAGGTGGCTATTTACATGCGAAATCCTAAAATCATTCTGCAAATAATTAGTTTTTAACCCAAGAAGTATTTAATCAATGTGCACTTACATGCTGCTAGATTAATAGACTCATAATCCCGTATTAGTATGATTTAAAATGAGGCATTCTGCAGAACGAGTGTTTTTAATTTCGGTACTTTTCTTCTTCGGAGCAATTGTGAATGCAGAACTTTCACTTGCAACAGAGTATTTCTTTTATTCAAGTGGAATAGATCCCATAAGCACAATTTGAAGCAAACTGCAGCCTCTATTGAAATGAAACGTCGCAGCACAAAGCCCACTCACTGGAAAATTTCAAGAGATTTAAGACACATCTCTGGGGATTCATCAGGATATATTAATAGCCCAGCAAGTCTCTGGGTTTGTAATTTGTTCCGACATTCATCTGAGCAGGTTTGCAGGTGTGTAGCGTTGGGCTGCATGTTTTATAgctgaagagagagaaaaaaaaagagaggaaattaGACAGATTTCCACTTTCACTGCAAAAGCAGCTGTTGGTGTTATTTTCGGGCACCACAAAGGTGCGTCATTTCTTCGCATCAGAGATCAAAGATGCCAATTTGCATTAATTAACACCACTTAGTTAAATATTACCTTTAAGATCCAATCAAATCGACGGAGCAAAACGTGAAGATGAGAGATCAAAGCACCGCGAATCGATCCGCTGCAGCAGTCTGGTCGTCACCATGTAAAACCAAATCAGCAGCCTCATTACAGTATCAACTTCTGAATGGAGACTTCTTAATGGATGCTGCTGTGCTGACCGCTGTCTGTCTCCACTTTAGTGCTTCAAAACGAGTCTGTCTTTAAATTAGGGATGAAAAAAACTCATTGCATAAAGACGATGTAATGCATTtggcgtgtgtttgtgtggaaacCATACACTCAAAGCTTTCTTTCTCTGGGTGATTTATGGCCTCTGAACGggatgtttgatttttttttgttgcagaaCTGGACGTGTTCCCAGGATTGTTTAAACAAAACGAGATGTggctgcctgtgtgtgtgattgtgggCAGAAAATGTGCCTTGGGTGCTTAAGAAACTGCTCAGTTTTGGTTTATTTTAATGCAAACCGATGGTGATTTTTTACAGGCTATTTTCCTGATCTAAATCTACATAAACATTAGGTTGAAAGCTAAAAATATATCAAGGCTCTCTGATTGTATCCTCATCTGATTGCAGTAAAGGAAGTCAAACTGCCTCCGACAAAGGCGTAAAACCACCTCTTCCTTATCTTTATATCAGGGCCATTGCCATATATGAAAGTGAGCTTGCATGATCAGCAGAAAGGCTTTCTttttgcacacacacgcacacacacacacacccacgcgCGGATATTGTGTGCAGAAATGCAACGAAGGGCGGTCTGAGCTGCAGAAACACTGTCCACTCCGCGTCACCCCAAAGCAACACAACACCTCATGTCGGAGCCGCAATCTCTGCGCGGATTATTCTaatctgtgagcttttccaaaAAGGTAAGAGGAGCCGGCGCGTTTGTTTGAGCGCGGAATGATGTGGGTCTCGAAGGTAAGGCAGCCGAGCTGTTGTGAGGCGGACTGGGTTATGTGTCTTTATGATTTACGAGCCTGACTCCAGCCGCGGTTCAACCAGAGTTCATAAAGCTGCATGCCTCCAGACTTATTCCCTCTGTCTCTCTGACTGCTCTCCTCTCCTCGTCTTTAAAAACTACAGCTGAATAATTTCGATCGCTTTAATTTCGGAGGAAGAGTCCATTTAATTTTATTGCGATACtggctgaaaaaaaaggaacaaaaagaaagacaaagatggataaagcagctgcagctgcGTTGCACAATGGACTTCTGTACAATTTTGCATTGGATTGATGGGTTTTTCAGTAGGTTGTGATACAACATTTAATTTTTCCCATACAAACAGGGCTATCCATTAGCTGAATAAAGGCTGTTATGTATGAACAGAAATAGGCCTAATGTAATTTCAGGAGACACCACAGAAAACACAATGAAGcactgtttctttttatatctaCATCTAATTTGTTGTCTGATAACaatatatttacatttgttaGGCCAGTTTTAGTTCTTAATTCATCTAATCCCctttgagacaaaaaaacacaacaacaacaaacaaacaatttcCAGAAAAATAGCCTCGTTTTTCGACCTAAAATCGTCATATGTTGTGTGTAAAAGAAATTGAGCCCCGCTGGGAGGTGAATCACTGCAGCTTTTTCAGGATTATCCTCACGTTGGTGTTTTCCACCGAGCTCTTCATTTTGCCTCTCTTGCATGGAGAGGCTTGCTATTCATGTCAGAATACTATTGAGTTGATAAGATGGATCATTTAGTCTCCTCCCTTATTCTGTGTCCGTCTTTTTTCCTCCCTGGATCCTCTCAGGCCAGAAGCCTTCGGCTCTCTGGAAACCCGCCATGTGACATTTGGCTACCAGCGCTCAGCCAGAAGGTCAAAGGGGGGCCCGGTGCACATTTCGTGGAAATGCAGAAACCCAGCGCCGCACACAACATCCACCACCACCGCGACTTCTTCAGCGAGTCTCTGGATGGCGTCTCTGGCTTTGGGTGCTCCCCACAAGCACCGACACACCAGCAGGGAGTGGAGACGTTTGAGCGCACGTTTCCCCGGAGGTCAAAACCACAAAGCACCAAGTTTCCAATGAGCAGAAACATTTTCCCCTGGATGAAAGACTCCAGACACTCAAATCAGAAACCCAGCAGGAAAATCACAGGTCTgtatgacatgaaaaaaaaaaaaaaaaaaatcagacgtTTTTAAACTAAACTATTTCCATTTGGCCTCTCAGTTTAAAAAGATGATTTCAGACTTTAATGTTCCTCCTTGCAGGTTCAAAAGGTCATCTGGCTTTTAATGGGGCTGCAGTCAGGCATGAGAGGCAGGAGGCCTTCAGGTTTTAGGCTCACAGGCATTTAAGGATGTATTTTAATATCAATTAgcatgtatcttttttttttaaaagaaagcctGAGAGAAATTAAATTAGAAACAACAGAAAGGGCCGACTGAAGCTGAAACAGACTGAGCCTTTTATGCTCCAGACTATAGGaccataaaacagaaacatgaaggaTCCCTTTCACCAAACCCAAACTAGTAATTAAAGGATTTGTATTTAATCGTGATTTTAATCCAAAATGTATAAAGATAAAAACATAATTTAAGTTATAAAAACAACCGTGTTGAAATAGTAGCAAATCGAGCCGTATTTGTCTTGATTTACTACATCTGAAACACTAACAGCGACATAAAGGGGAGATAAACACAGTTAAATTTCATACATGTCAGCTCACTAATCTTTCAACAACAGCCAGCTTCTTACACACAGGTTTCAGCCCAAACCTTTTGATTtattcttttgttgttgtattaTTGTGGTTTTCTGTGCCTTTTGATCCAGTTTATTCAATAATTATTTGTTGGGCTTTTTTAGTGCTCCTCTTTTACGCAGCAACATGTAAGATAACGCGAACAGAAGCAATTAAAAAGACTGGAAACTGGCAGTAAACGCAGCGGAGGCTCACTGGAAGAAAGATGTAATGTATCTGTTCGACACCTCATTTCCCGACATTTGTCTCCGCAGATTGCAACGAGAAGTGCCCAAGCGCGACCCCGGCCTCGAAGCGCACGCGCACCGCATACACGAGCGCGCAACTGGTGGAGCTGGAGAAGGAGTTCCACTTTAGCCGCTACCTGTGCAGGCCGCGGCGGGAGGAGATGGCCAGCCTGCTCAACCTCAACGAGAGGCAGATTAAGATCTGGTTCCAGAACCGGAGGATGAAGCAGAAGAAGGACCAAAGAGTGCAAGGCCTCACCAACATAACCagcaccacctcctcctgctctcCCCCGTCCTCCCCCTCCGCCTCGGGCAGCCCCACTCTGGCAAGTCTGGGTTATGTCCATCTGGGCGGTGATTACCAGTCGGCCTCCCCTCCGCTCAAGTCCcgacaacaacagcagcagtccCAGCCGGCGTGCCGTGCACAATACTCCAAATGTCCAGCTCCGGGCTTCAAGCACGGCCCCCAGTTTGATGTGCAGTACAACACTTCTCACACAACAAACCCAAACCAGGGAGGCGACGATCTGAGCGGGTCGTACTTCTCACAGAGCTGCTCTCAGGACAGAATCATGCAAGCTCCAAAACTGACTCATCTGTAGCAAAGCCAAGGCGCGTGTGTCTCGTTGCATTCTCTATTTATTTATTGGGCTAAATCTAAATTAGCgacgtttttatttatttgtatttgacatatttattattttttttgtgggttTTATCCTCGCACACGCCctcaaacatggagaaatgttacAATTCAGACCTGAAAGCTTAAATGAACACATTAACTATTATTTAGGCTGCAATTTGATTCAAACAGGCTCGTGATCCAGATTTACACCCCATTTAAGAGACAAAACGTTGTCGAAAATGGCAAATCTtactcttttttcttcttcttctgttttttggTTAAAGCTTAATTACCACTTGAGGACTATAGCCACATTAACTCTTACTTAATTACAGGGCGCGTTTTAACGAGTGTGGACGGTTTACGTTATAGTGTCAGTGTTGTTAATTTACAAGCAGGAGGGGAAAATAAGATGTAGAGAAAGGCCTATCTGGCTGTTAAACGTCTTTGTTCTTTTATGGGCAAAATGGGCCAAACAAGCTGTCAGTCTTTAAAAAGAGGCATGATGGATCACTGAATTCACTGCGCTGACTATTTCTGCAACATTGTCTGATTCAGAGCCTGTGCGCACCACTCATGCTGTCCAAAGGCTGGGGAAATATTTCAGTAAGAAGCCAATCCGGACATGGGCGAAAGTGATGTTTAGAGACACAATTGGAAATTAATTGAATGTTTTTCAACCCTCGTCGGCAAAGAAGCTAAATTATTCAACGATGCCA of the Odontesthes bonariensis isolate fOdoBon6 chromosome 23, fOdoBon6.hap1, whole genome shotgun sequence genome contains:
- the LOC142373901 gene encoding homeobox protein Hox-B3a-like translates to MQKPSAAHNIHHHRDFFSESLDGVSGFGCSPQAPTHQQGVETFERTFPRRSKPQSTKFPMSRNIFPWMKDSRHSNQKPSRKITDCNEKCPSATPASKRTRTAYTSAQLVELEKEFHFSRYLCRPRREEMASLLNLNERQIKIWFQNRRMKQKKDQRVQGLTNITSTTSSCSPPSSPSASGSPTLASLGYVHLGGDYQSASPPLKSRQQQQQSQPACRAQYSKCPAPGFKHGPQFDVQYNTSHTTNPNQGGDDLSGSYFSQSCSQDRIMQAPKLTHL